From a region of the Roseivirga sp. 4D4 genome:
- a CDS encoding TrmH family RNA methyltransferase → MRKQIIDMLEEYVTPHKVATIDEVLSQRTRHLTVVLEDIYHAQNASAVMRTCDCFGIQDLYITQRLHDYEVNPNVVRGASKWVSQYKYEREEESTAKCFLDLKKKNYRIVGTTPSKEVASIHELDISQKTAIVFGTELEGLTEYAKEQVDELVHIPMYGFTESFNISVSAALLLQELVSRLKSSNIVWQLTEDEKEELKLEWYSRIVKRSDIHINNFMREHSQNSKS, encoded by the coding sequence TTGAGGAAACAAATAATTGATATGTTGGAGGAGTATGTGACTCCTCATAAGGTAGCCACCATAGATGAAGTCCTTTCCCAAAGAACACGTCATCTTACGGTCGTATTGGAGGACATCTATCATGCCCAGAACGCGAGTGCTGTGATGCGAACTTGCGATTGCTTCGGCATACAGGACTTATACATTACCCAGCGCTTGCATGACTATGAGGTGAATCCTAATGTGGTCAGAGGAGCATCCAAATGGGTGAGCCAGTACAAGTATGAGCGAGAGGAGGAAAGTACCGCTAAATGCTTTCTCGACCTGAAAAAGAAAAATTATCGCATAGTTGGGACAACCCCATCTAAGGAAGTTGCATCTATCCACGAACTAGATATAAGTCAGAAAACTGCCATCGTTTTTGGTACGGAACTAGAGGGCTTGACGGAGTATGCAAAAGAGCAGGTAGATGAATTGGTTCACATACCGATGTACGGGTTCACCGAATCATTTAATATTTCGGTGAGTGCAGCGTTGTTGCTCCAAGAATTAGTCTCAAGACTAAAAAGTAGCAATATCGTCTGGCAATTGACAGAAGATGAGAAAGAAGAATTGAAACTTGAATGGTATTCTAGAATAGTGAAACGATCAGATATTCATATAAATAATTTCATGAGGGAACATTCTCAGAATTCTAAGAGTTAA
- a CDS encoding DNA gyrase/topoisomerase IV subunit A — MSDETIDDLSNEEDGKIREAIPVSGMYEGWFLEYASYVILERAVPAIEDGLKPVQRRILHSMKEMDDGRFNKVANVIGQTMQYHPHGDASIGDAIVNIGQKDLLIETQGNWGDIRTGDRAAAARYIEARLSKFALEVVFNPQTTEWQLSYDGRKKEPVTLPVKFPLLLAQGVEGIAVGLSTKVLPHNFIELIQASIKVLQGKKPKIYPDFPTGGMADFSEYNEGKRGGKVKVRAKIEEVDKKTIAIKDIPFGTTTTGLIDSIIKANDKGKIKIKKVVDNTAEDVEILIELASGQSPNITIDALYAFTDCETSISPNACVIIKDKPHFVTVTEMLQVCTEQTVELLRQELEIRKAELLEKILFSSLEKIFIENRIYRDIEECETWESVLETIDRGLDPFKKEFYREITTEDIVRLTEIKIKRISRFDAFKADELMRKLTEELAEVEHNLKNLVEYAISYFQRLLEKYGKGRERKTEIKSFENIKAAVVAANNAKLYVNRKDGFIGYGLRKDEFVCECSDIDDIIVFRADGKFQVVRISDKIFVGKDILWAGVFKKNDERMVYNMMYLDGKSGRTMVKRFQVLGVTRDREYDLTKGERGSKTLYFTANANGEAELVTVYLTSGAKARVKVFDFNFADIDIKGRGSGGNIVTKYPVRKIQLKMEGRSTLGGLDIWYDESVGRLNRDERGTHLGNFQADDKVLVIYNNGEYELTSFDLSNRYDPPKIHYIHKFDPEGVISAIHYDAATGTHYVKRFQVETSTKDKKFMFISEEKGSKLLLATTLQDAQIEVHYTVKGSRERKTTVFDMDMLIDVKGWRATGNKLSPHNVKKVVLLGGNDKSAAEGESAPETEAEEEVTSVPKVEAEKTPVEKEPAEPKEEKPVEEKKAPETPKTEKPKPAPEKKDDDKGGAGNYNVGDTIELF; from the coding sequence ATGAGTGACGAGACTATTGACGATTTAAGCAACGAGGAAGACGGAAAGATCAGGGAAGCGATTCCCGTATCGGGTATGTACGAAGGTTGGTTCCTTGAGTACGCATCATATGTAATTCTTGAAAGAGCAGTACCTGCCATTGAAGATGGACTGAAACCGGTTCAAAGAAGGATTCTACACTCCATGAAGGAGATGGATGACGGTAGGTTCAACAAGGTGGCCAATGTGATTGGTCAGACTATGCAGTATCATCCTCACGGAGATGCTTCCATTGGCGATGCCATCGTAAACATCGGTCAGAAAGACTTGCTGATTGAAACTCAGGGTAACTGGGGAGATATTAGAACTGGAGACAGAGCAGCAGCAGCCAGGTATATTGAAGCCAGACTTTCGAAGTTTGCCCTTGAGGTAGTTTTTAATCCACAGACTACCGAATGGCAGCTATCTTACGATGGACGTAAGAAAGAGCCAGTAACACTTCCCGTTAAATTTCCACTTCTACTTGCACAAGGGGTAGAAGGTATTGCAGTTGGGCTTTCAACCAAAGTGCTTCCGCACAACTTTATTGAGCTTATTCAAGCTTCTATTAAGGTGCTTCAAGGTAAGAAACCGAAAATCTATCCAGATTTCCCGACAGGGGGAATGGCTGACTTTTCTGAGTACAATGAAGGAAAGCGTGGAGGAAAGGTAAAAGTTAGGGCAAAAATAGAGGAGGTCGATAAGAAGACAATCGCAATTAAAGATATACCGTTTGGTACCACAACCACTGGATTGATTGACTCTATCATTAAGGCCAATGATAAGGGCAAAATCAAGATCAAGAAGGTTGTTGATAATACGGCAGAGGACGTTGAAATCCTTATAGAATTAGCCTCAGGTCAATCACCTAACATTACCATTGATGCCTTGTACGCCTTTACAGATTGTGAGACAAGCATTTCACCAAATGCATGCGTGATCATTAAAGACAAGCCTCATTTTGTCACGGTGACGGAAATGCTCCAGGTCTGTACTGAGCAGACCGTAGAACTGCTAAGGCAGGAACTGGAAATCCGCAAGGCTGAACTCTTAGAGAAGATTCTATTCAGTTCTTTGGAAAAAATCTTTATCGAGAATCGCATCTATCGCGATATCGAGGAGTGTGAAACTTGGGAGTCGGTTTTAGAAACTATTGATAGGGGGCTAGATCCTTTTAAGAAAGAGTTTTATCGAGAGATTACCACTGAAGACATTGTTCGACTTACCGAAATCAAGATCAAGCGAATCTCCAGATTTGATGCCTTTAAGGCGGATGAGCTCATGCGAAAGCTCACAGAAGAGCTTGCAGAGGTAGAACATAACCTAAAGAATCTGGTAGAGTATGCCATCTCTTATTTCCAACGACTTCTTGAGAAGTATGGAAAGGGACGTGAGCGTAAGACAGAAATCAAGTCTTTCGAGAATATCAAGGCTGCAGTGGTGGCGGCTAACAACGCCAAACTTTACGTAAACCGAAAGGATGGCTTTATTGGTTATGGACTAAGGAAGGACGAGTTCGTCTGCGAATGCTCGGACATTGATGATATCATCGTTTTCAGAGCTGACGGAAAGTTTCAGGTTGTGCGAATCTCAGACAAGATCTTTGTTGGTAAGGACATCCTGTGGGCTGGTGTGTTTAAGAAGAACGATGAGCGTATGGTCTACAACATGATGTATCTCGATGGTAAGTCGGGTCGAACCATGGTGAAGCGCTTCCAGGTTTTGGGTGTTACCAGAGATCGTGAATATGATCTAACCAAAGGTGAAAGAGGCTCAAAGACACTCTATTTCACCGCAAACGCTAATGGTGAAGCGGAGCTAGTCACGGTTTATCTGACTTCGGGTGCTAAGGCCAGGGTGAAAGTATTCGATTTCAACTTTGCCGATATCGACATCAAAGGAAGAGGCTCTGGTGGAAACATCGTCACTAAGTACCCAGTAAGAAAGATTCAGCTCAAGATGGAAGGCCGTTCGACTCTCGGTGGATTAGATATCTGGTATGATGAGTCTGTCGGTCGATTGAATCGTGATGAACGAGGAACCCATTTGGGTAACTTTCAGGCCGATGATAAGGTATTGGTGATTTACAATAATGGAGAGTACGAATTGACCTCATTCGACTTAAGTAATCGATACGATCCACCAAAGATTCACTATATCCATAAATTCGATCCAGAAGGAGTCATCTCTGCCATTCACTATGATGCCGCTACTGGAACACATTATGTGAAACGTTTTCAAGTAGAGACTTCCACTAAGGATAAGAAGTTCATGTTCATAAGTGAGGAGAAAGGCTCGAAGCTACTTCTGGCAACGACACTTCAGGATGCACAAATTGAGGTGCATTACACAGTGAAGGGCTCTAGAGAAAGAAAAACCACGGTCTTTGATATGGACATGCTCATTGATGTCAAAGGCTGGAGGGCTACCGGTAATAAGCTATCACCTCATAATGTTAAAAAGGTGGTACTTCTTGGTGGAAATGACAAGTCCGCTGCGGAAGGAGAGTCAGCACCAGAAACTGAAGCTGAAGAGGAGGTAACTTCAGTGCCAAAGGTTGAAGCGGAAAAGACTCCAGTCGAAAAGGAGCCGGCTGAACCAAAGGAGGAAAAGCCAGTAGAAGAAAAGAAGGCTCCTGAAACACCAAAAACGGAAAAACCAAAGCCAGCACCAGAAAAGAAGGATGATGACAAAGGTGGTGCAGGTAATTATAATGTAGGGGACACGATAGAATTGTTTTAA